The Arachis ipaensis cultivar K30076 chromosome B07, Araip1.1, whole genome shotgun sequence genome includes a window with the following:
- the LOC107607330 gene encoding uncharacterized protein LOC107607330, translating to MDEQNESEQDFGDEFIEGVYFSKSDPSEDTLEAAYMVDSVQDITILNFSENCVEKIGKNHFSILQLAFDFYLKYSMSKGFGARKSKTFKNSIGEVYKQKFVCHRQGFREKKYYTMEKRKKEPRLETRTGCEARMDVKFVTETGRKMSEEDIIQMMNMLKSGINTSQIFGLLASPAGGYEFVGYDPRDMYNKIARQRREVPGDAA from the exons ATGGATGAACAGAATGAATCCGAACAAGATTTCGGAGATGAATTTATTGAGGGAGTGTATTTTTCTAAATCTGATCCGTCAGAAGATACCCTTGAAGCTGCTTATATGGTTGACTCCGTGCAAGACATTACAATTTTAAATTTCAGTGAAAATTGTGTGGAGAAAATTggtaaaaatcacttttctattTTGCAGCTTGCATTTGATTTTTATCTGAAGTACTCAATGTCAAAGGGCTTTGGTGCAAGGAAGAGTAAGACTTTCAAGAATAGTATTGGCGAGGTTTACAAACAAAAGTTTGTATGTCATAGGCAAGGATTCAGGGAGAAAAAGTATTACACGATggaaaaaaggaagaaggagCCTAGATTGGAAACAAGAACTGGGTGTGAAGCCCGAATGGATGTTAAATTTGTAACTGAAACTGGAAG AAAAATGTCAGAGGAAGATATTATACAAATGATGAACATGCTAAAGTCCGGAATTAACACTTCACAGATATTTGGTCTTCTAGCTAGTCCAGCAGGCGGGTATGAATTTGTTGGCTATGATCCCAGAGATATGTACAATAAGATTGCTCGGCAAAGGCGTGAAGTTCCTGGTGATGCAGCATGA